A single region of the Octopus bimaculoides isolate UCB-OBI-ISO-001 chromosome 6, ASM119413v2, whole genome shotgun sequence genome encodes:
- the LOC128248152 gene encoding zinc finger protein 665-like, with the protein MSLKRNLTTGEMLYHCEICGKSFSTGSHLTRHRHIHTGEKAFLLYCDICGKPFLNVSHLIRHKYIHMGEKPYRCDICNKSFSDDRHIARHKCIHTGEKPHAGEKPYHCDICGKSFSLNGHLTRHKYIHTGEKPYRCDICGRSFSDGSHLTRHKRVHTGEKPYHCDICGKSFSDESHLTNHIRIHTGEKPYHCDICDKSFSQKGNLTSHKIIHTGDKPYYCDICGKSFSRSGDLTTHKHIHTGDKPYRCDICGKSFSQNYHVTTHKRIHTGEKPYHCNTCGKSFSHRNVLNVHKRIHTGEKPYHCDVCGKSFSHGNTLVIHKQIHAGEKPCDICDKTFTFTSDLEKQKCIHDREKTYHCDICDKSFSDGSHLARHKRIHTGEKPYPCDICGMSFSINCNLTTHKRVHTGEKPYHCGVCDRSFSQKGHLSTHKLIHLGEKPYH; encoded by the coding sequence ATGTCTCTAAAAAGAAACCTAACTACTGGAGAGATGCtatatcactgtgaaatctgtggtaaatcattttctactGGAAGTCACTTAActagacacagacacattcatacaggagaaaaggcttttctcctgtattgtgatatctgtggtaaaccatTTTTGAATGTAAGTCACTTaattagacacaaatatattcatatgggtgagaaaccatatcgttgtgatattTGCAATAAATCATTTTCTGATGACAGACATATAGCTagacacaaatgcattcataccGGAGAGAAGCCACAtgctggagagaaaccatatcattgtgatatctgtggcaaatctttCTCTTTAAATGGccacttaactagacacaaatatattcatacaggagagaaaccatatcgttgtgatatctgtggtagatcattTTCGGATGGAAGTCATTTAACCagacacaaacgtgttcatacaggagagaaaccatatcattgtgatatttgtggtaaatcattttctgatgaaAGTCACTTAACTAatcatatacgtattcatactggagagaagccatatcattgtgatatttgtgataaatcattctctcagaaaggTAATCTCACTTCTCACAAAAttattcatacaggagacaaaccatattattgtgatatctgtggtaaatctttttctCGAAGTGGTGACTTAACTactcataaacatattcatacaggtgacaagccatatcgctgtgacatctgtggtaaatcattctctcaaaattatcatgtaactacacacaaacgaattcatacaggtgagaaaccatatcactgtaacACCTGTGGTAAGTCCTTCTCTCATAGAAATGTCTTAAATgttcacaaacgcattcacacaggagagaaaccatatcattgtgatgtctgtggtaagtcattctctcatGGAAATACCTTAGTTATTCACAAACAAATTCATGCAGGAGAGAAGCCATGTGATATATGTGATAAAACTTTTACTTTCACTAGTGACTTAGAGAAACAGAAATGCATTCATGATAGAGAAAAaacatatcattgtgatatatgtgataAGTCTTTTTCTGATGGTAGCCACTTAGCtagacacaaacgcattcacacaggagagaaaccatatccctgtgatatctgtggtatgtCATTTTCCATTAATTgtaacttaactactcacaaacgtgttcatactggagaaaagccatatcactgtggtgTCTGTGATAGATCATTCTCTCAGAAAGGTCATCTCTCCACTCACAAGCTCATTCATttaggagaaaaaccatatcactga